One stretch of Hevea brasiliensis isolate MT/VB/25A 57/8 chromosome 12, ASM3005281v1, whole genome shotgun sequence DNA includes these proteins:
- the LOC110673693 gene encoding beta-amyrin 28-monooxygenase-like, whose translation MEVFFPYLLHLAVFFISLSLIFLLYKQKPSDSHGNKHPPGTKGWPFVGESLEYVKVGRRGQPEKFVNDRVSKYSPDVFQTSLLGEKIAVFCGASGNKLLFTSENKYVTAWWPRSMLKALLFQDSLQISAKEESVRIRRLLPEFLKPEALQHHIPVMDSMAREHLKTDWYPYKEVKVFPLTKKYTFALACRLFMSIKDPNQVTKYSNPFALVTSGMLSVPINFPGTAYNKAIKGSKFILNELLVIIQQRKMELLEKKDTAYADLLTRMLLEKDENGSSSMSHTEIANRIMALLIASHDTISTTLTFALKYLVQYPHVYTKVLKEQMEIAKSKAPDELLNWDDIQKMKYSWCVACETMRLSPPSQGAFREAITDFTYAGFTIPKGWKTHWTVHSTHKNPKYFPNPEKFDPSRFEGEGPAPYTYVPFGGGPLMCPGKEYARLEILIFMHNVVTKFKWKQVNEDEKIIFDPTPIPVNGLPIHLEPL comes from the exons ATGGAAGTCTTCTTTCCGTATCTCCTTCACCTTGCGGTCTTCTTTATCTCTCTATCTCTCATCTTTCTTCTCTACAAACAGAAGCCCTCAGACTCCCATGGCAATAAGCATCCACCCGGAACAAAAGGGTGGCCATTTGTTGGTGAAAGTTTGGAATATGTCAAGGTTGGCCGGCGGGGACAGCCTGAGAAGTTCGTTAACGATAGGGTGAGCAAGTACTCGCCGGACGTTTTCCAGACCTCGTTGCTTGGAGAAAAAATTGCTGTCTTCTGCGGGGCTTCAGGGAACAAGTTGTTATTCACAAGTGAGAATAAGTATGTTACTGCTTGGTGGCCTCGTTCAATGTTGAAAGCTTTGCTCTTCCAAGACTCTCTTCAAATCTCAGCGAAAGAAGAATCGGTAAGAATCCGTAGATTATTGCCTGAATTTCTTAAGCCTGAAGCTCTGCAACACCACATTCCTGTCATGGATTCCATGGCAAGAGAACACCTGAAGACAGATTGGTATCCTTATAAAGAAGTGAAGGTCTTCCCACTTACAAAGAAATATACCTTTGCATTGGCTTGTAGATTGTTTATGAGCATCAAAGATCCGAATCAGGTCACAAAATATTCTAATCCTTTCGCTCTTGTAACTTCTGGGATGTTGTCAGTGCCCATTAATTTTCCAGGTACAGCTTACAACAAAGCCATTAAAGGAAGCAAATTCATACTTAACGAGCTTTTAGTGATCATCCAGCAGAGAAAAATGGAGCTGTTGGAGAAGAAAGACACAGCATATGCAGACTTGTTAACTCGCATGCTTCTTGAAAAAGATGAGAATGGAAGTTCGTCTATGAGCCACACAGAAATAGCTAATCGGATAATGGCACTGCTTATCGCTAGCCATGATACAATAAGTACCACTCTAACCTTTGCTCTCAAGTATCTTGTGCAATACCCACATGTCTATACCAAAGTCCTCAAAG AACAAATGGAGATTGCAAAGTCTAAGGCTCCAGATGAGTTGTTGAACTGGGATGACATTCAGAAGATGAAGTATTCATGGTGTGTAGCTTGTGAGACAATGAGGCTATCACCACCTTCTCAAGGAGCATTTAGAGAGGCCATAACTGACTTCACTTATGCAGGTTTTACAATTCCAAAGGGCTGGAAG ACTCACTGGACAGTTCATTCAACCCACAAAAATCCGAAATACTTCCCAAATCCAGAAAAATTTGATCCTTCTAGGTTCGAAGGAGAAGGACCTGCACCATATACTTATGTCCCTTTTGGAGGAGGACCTCTCATGTGTCCAGGAAAGGAATATGCTCGCTTAGAGATTCTCATTTTCATGCATAATGTGGTAACCAAATTCAAGTGGAAGCAAGTGAACGAAGATGAGAAGATCATATTTGATCCAACACCCATTCCAGTGAATGGTTTACCAATTCACCTTGAACCTCTTTAG
- the LOC110673380 gene encoding disease resistance protein RPV1 — protein sequence MIFAGKEAASSFNPFCSSPTSISSSSSSSPSYSSSSSSSSLPEWRYDVFLSFRGLDTRHNFSDHLYTALKERGVKVFRDDKKLGKGRIITRTIFRAIEESKFSIVVFSRNYACSEWCLDELAKIIECMNEKGHVAFPIFYHVPPDDVMNQIGHYEEAFLCHQRLFKKQRVQRWRIALTEIAGISGWDVQNYRSDSKLIKSIVRKISWNLRCTSPSTGKQLVPLSSTIKEINLYLYEGLDKTYIVRICGMDGMSSTTIGRVVYDAVIRQKWELFRFQELVSEMPRECSRNIWDADRVINVIRSKRQHKKVLVLLDDLDNLELVASLLRKHGWFIQGSRIVISARTPNKTILNVLDIRFGEPQGRENLFDASFNKAEKANNSMFLDIACFLKEMDDDHITRIVQSLVSGDLQAKSGTKFLISKSLIDISDNEYLLPLQDLSKKYFSQKNLEETRSHEKFWDMAGIHRLIRFDGASSQSNGKTENEPMKGLSTDKFKIQHQNLVGNGVSGKDTSSLHNLAREPVKERENAACVVPLELRSSGISEASVQQLNGNQSFVSRKM from the exons ATGATTTTTGCTGGAAAAGAAGCAGCTTCATCATTTAATCCTTTCTGTTCTTCGCCTACCTccatctcctcctcctcctcctcctccccctcctactcctcttcttcttcttcttcttctttaccaGAATGGAGATATGATGTGTTCCTTAGTTTTAGAGGTCTAGATACCCGTCATAACTTTTCTGACCATTTATACACTGCTCTAAAGgaaagaggtgttaaggtatttAGGGATGATAAGAAACTAGGAAAAGGGAGAATCATTACTCGAACAATCTTTCGAGCAATCGAAGAATCAAAGTTTTCAATCGTTGTTTTTTCAAGAAATTATGCTTGCTCTGAATGGTGCTTGGATGAACTTGCAAAGATCATTGAATGTATGAATGAAAAGGGTCATGTAGCTTTTCCAATTTTCTATCACGTGCCACCTGATGATGTGATGAATCAAATAGGCCATTATGAGGAAGCTTTTCTTTGCCATCAAAGACTCTTCAAGAAGCAGAGGGTGCAGAGGTGGAGGATTGCTTTGACTGAAATTGCTGGTATATCAGGATGGGATGTCCAAAATTATAG ATCTGATTCgaaattaataaaaagcattgTTAGGAAGATATCATGGAATTTGAGATGCACATCCCCAAGTACTGGCAAGCAGTTGGTTCCATTAAGTTCCACAATAAAggaaattaatctttatttatACGAGGGGTTAGATAAAACCTACATAGTGAGAATTTGTGGGATGGATGGAATGAGCAGTACAACTATTGGAAGAGTTGTTTATGATGCAGTCATCAGGCAGAAATGGGAATTGTTTCGTTTTCAAGAACTTGTTTCTGAAATGCCAAGGGAGTGTAGTAGAAACATATGGGATGCTGATAGAGTAATAAATGTGATAAGGAGTAAGCGGCAACATAAAAAAGTACTTGTTCTTCTTGATGACCTGGATAATCTAGAATTGGTGGCATCCTTACTTAGAAAGCATGGCTGGTTCATTCAGGGAAGCAGAATTGTTATATCAGCTAGAACTCCTAACAAAACGATATTGAATGTACTTGATATAAGATTTGGTGAACCACAAGGTAGGGAGAATTTATTTGATGCAAGTTTTAACAAAGCAGAAAAGGCAAATAACAGCATGTTCTTAGATATTGCATGTTTCTTGAAGGAGATGGATGATGATCATATAACAAGAATAGTTCAATCGCTGGTCAGTGGTGATCTGCAGGCAAAGAGCGGAACGAAATTTCTCATCAGTAAATCTTTGATAGATATTTCTGATAATGAGTATCTATTGCCTCTGCAAGATCTAAGTAAGAAATATTTTTCTCAAAAAAACCTGGAAGAGACTAGAAGCCACGAGAAGTTTTGG GATATGGCAGGCATTCACAGATTGATAAGGTTTGACGGTGCATCGAGCCAATCTAATGGGAAGACTGAAAATGAACCAATGAAGGGCTTAAGCACTGACAAATTTAAGATTCAGCACCAAAACTTAGTTGGAAATGGTGTTTCTGGAAAGGATACAAGTTCTCTGCATAACCTTGCAAGAGAACCAGTTAAAGAAAGGGAAAATGCAGCTTGTGTTGTGCCATTGGAATTGAGAAGTAGTGGCATATCAGAAGCTAGTGTGCAGCAGCTAAATGGCAATCAGAGCTTCGTTTCCAGGAAGATGTAG
- the LOC131171260 gene encoding tubulin-folding cofactor E-like encodes MQESAESSPDSFKLGQRVHSESDPSRIGTVKYVGPVQGYSGMWVGVDWDNGEGKHDGSVNGVRYFQAKSERSGSFVRTQNLSPGISFLEALHIRYKGESTKEEEDEMYVLSASNKRVSVELVGKEKIQDKLSRFEELKGASLPYLGVSTPGNPSDISSLVPNLKELDLTGNLISEWKVYSASYVCLMLNL; translated from the exons ATGCAGGAATCGGCCGAGTCAAGTCCCGACTCTTTTAAACTCGGCCAGCGAGTCCATTCAGAAAGCGATCCTAGCCGAATCGGGACAGTCAAGTACGTGGGGCCTGTTCAGGGATATTCAGGGATGTGGGTCGGTGTCGATTGGGACAATGGAGAAGGCAAGCACGATGGGTCAGTGAACGGCGTCCGATACTTCCAAGCGAAATCCGAGCGGTCAGGTTCCTTTGTTCGGACCCAGAATTTGAGTCCTGGCATTTCGTTCTTAGAAGCTCTCCATATCAGGTACAAAGGCGAGTCCACCAAAGAAGAAGAGG ATGAAATGTACGTGCTTTCAGCTAGCAACAAACGGGTATCTGTTGAACTTGTGGGCAAAGAGAAAATTCAAGATAAGCTAAGTAGATTTGAAGAGTTGAAAGGTGCTTCACTACCTTATTTAGGCGTTAGCACCCCTGGAAACCCAAGCGATATCAGCAGTTTAGTACCAA ATCTGAAGGAGTTAGACTTGACAGGAAATTTGATTTCAGAATGGAAGGTATATTCTGCTTCCTATGTCTGTCTAATGCTGAATTTGTGA